The Schizosaccharomyces pombe strain 972h- genome assembly, chromosome: I genome contains a region encoding:
- the ape4 gene encoding aspartyl metalloaminopeptidase Ape4 produces the protein MQLHGKMTATAKSCALDFLDFVNASPTPYHAVQNLAEHYMSHGFQYLSEKSDWQSKIEPGNSYFVTRNKSSIIAFSIGKKWKPGNGFSIIATHTDSPTLRLKPKSQKSAYGYLQVGVEKYGGGIWHTWFDRDLSLAGRVMVEEEDGRVIQYNVHIDRPLLRIPTLAIHLDPSANSSFSFNMETEFVPLIGLENELAKEETSDNGDKYHHPVLLSLLANEISKSLETTIDPSKIVDFELILGDAEKARLGGIHEEFVFSPRLDNLGMTFCASQALTKSLENNSLDNESCVRVVPSFDHEEIGSVSAQGAESTFLPAVLQRICELGKESSLFSISMVKSFLVSADMAHAMHPNYSSRYENSNTPFLNKGTVIKVNANQRYTTNSAGIVLLKKVAQLADVPIQSFVVRNDSPCGSTIGPKLAAMTGMRTLDLGNPMLSMHSCREMCGSKDFEYAVVLFSSFFQNFANLEEKIIIDE, from the exons ATGCAATTACATGGAAAAATGACTGCCACTGCAAAAAGTTGTGCTTTagattttttggattttgttAATGCAAGCCCTACTCCGTACCATGCTGTACAAAATTTGGCAGAACATTACATGTCTCACGGATTTCAATACCTCAGTGAAAAGAGTGATTGGCAATCTAAAATTGAACCTGGAAATTCATACTTCGTTACTCGCAATAAATCTAGTATAATTGCTTTCAGTATTggtaaaaaatggaaaccAG GAAATGGTTTCTCTATTATTGCAACGCACACTGATTCTCCTACACTTCGGTTAAAACCAAAATCTCAGAAGTCCGCTTACGGCTATCTACAAGTAGGAGTTGAAAAATACGGCGGTGGTATATGGCACACTTGGTTTGATAGAGATCTTTCTTTAGCTGGGAGAGTGATGGTTGAAGAGGAGGATGGACGAGTTATACAGTATAATGTGCATATCGATCGGCCACTATTACGCATTCCTACTCTCGCAATTCACTTAGATCCGTCTGccaattcttctttttcattcaatatGGAAACAGAATTTGTTCCGCTTATTGGATTGGAAAATGAACTTGCGAAGGAAGAAACCTCTGATAATGGTGACAAATATCACCATCctgttttgctttctttacTTGCGAATGAAATATCTAAATCATTAGAGACAACTATAGATCCTTCCAAAATTGTGGATTTTGAGTTGATTCTAGGTGATGCTGAAAAGGCTCGCCTTGGCGGAATTCACGAAGAGTTTGTATTCTCACCTCGTCTCGATAACCTTGGAATGACATTTTGCGCATCTCAAGCTTTAACTAAATCATTGGAAAATAACTCCCTTGATAATGAAAGTTGCGTTAGAGTTGTTCCCTCCTTTGACCACGAGGAAATCGGTTCCGTGTCAGCTCAAGGTGCTGAAAGCACGTTTTTACCAGCTGTTCTCCAAAGAATATGCGAGCTGGGGAAAGAAAgttctttgttttcaatttccaTGGTAAAAAGTTTTCTAGTTTCTGCTGACATGGCTCATGCCATGCATCCCAATTACTCATCTCGCTATGAAAATTCGAATACCCCATTTTTGAACAAAGGAACTGTAATTAAAGTTAATGCGAATCAGCGTTATACGACTAATTCCGCAGGCATAGTccttttaaagaaagtaGCTCAACTCGCCGATGTGCCAATTCAGTCATTCGTGGTGCGAAATGATTCTCCTTGTGGAAGCACTATTGGTCCCAAACTTGCTGCCATGACAGGAATGCGTACACTCGATTTAGGAAATCCTATGCTTTCTATGCACTCTTGCCGTGAAATGTGTGGCTCCAAGGACTTTGAGTATGCAGTCGTCTTAttctcttcattttttcaaaactttgcaaatttggaagaaaaaatcattattgATGAATAG
- the trm7 gene encoding tRNA 2'-O-ribose methyltransferase, with amino-acid sequence MGRSSKDKRDAYYRLAKEQGWRARSAFKLLQLNEQFNLFEGAKRVVDLCAAPGSWSQVLSRELLKNIDTSIAADEKPMIVAVDLQPMAPIDGVCTLQLDITHPNTLSIILSHFGNEPADLVVSDGAPDVTGLHDLDEYIQAQILLAAFNLAVCVLKPGGKFVAKIFRGRDVSLLYSQLRLMFRKVSCAKPRSSRASSIESFVVCEDFNPPSNFQPDLTKPLCVIDPTNAHEIAPFIACGDLDGYDADATYPVEINMKKATLDVIQPPTAPPYKRAIELKHSKMMS; translated from the exons atgggGAGAAGCAGCAAAGATAAG AGAGATGCCTATTATCGTCTGGCGAAGGAACAAGGGTGGAGAGCCCGCTCAGCTTTCAAATTGCTCCAATTAAACGAACAgttcaatttatttgaagGAGCAAAAAGAGTTGTAGACTTATGTGCTGCACCGGGGTCTTGGTCTCAAGTTTTGTCTCGTGAGTTACTCAAAAACATTGATACTTCCATTGCCGCAGATGAGAAACCTATGATTGTTGCTGTTGATCTTCAACCCATGGCACCAATCGATGGGGTATGCACCCTGCAATTAGACATTACTCATCCCAACACCctttcaattattttgtcTCACTTTGGTAATGAACCGGCTGATCTCGTAGTTAGTGATGGTGCCCCAGATGTTACTGGTTTGCACGACCTAGATGAATATATTCAAGCACAGATATTGTTAGCTGCATTTAATTTAGCGGTTTGTGTTTTAAAGCCTGGTGGGAAATTTgttgcaaaaatttttcgtGGACGAGATGTTTCACTGTTATACTCTCAGCTTCGTTTGATGTTTCGAAAAGTTTCTTGTGCTAAACCAAGAAGCTCTCGTGCTAGCTCTATCGAGTCCTTTGTCGTTTGTGAAGATTTTAACCCCCCTTCTAATTTTCAACCCGATTTAACAAAACCTTTATGTGTAATCGATCCAACCAATGCTCATGAGATTGCACCATTTATTGCATGTGGTGACCTTGATGGTTATGATGCGGACGCTACTTATCCCgttgaaataaatatgaaaaaggCTACCTTAGACGTTATACAACCTCCAACCGCTCCTCCTTATAAACGAGCTATCGAATTGAAGCATAGCAAGATGATGTCGTAA
- the ypa1 gene encoding type 2A protein phosphatase regulator: protein MQVVDEKTILELENERFDESSQFKTPEKLIVEASDMTAFRQSKAYYRIFDFLQRLNIASVGVNDYHVEYSTRVEKLVRILCRVKEITKTVPPASGRHRFGNPAFRIWHEKLRDSASQIMDIIIPDSLSKAKVELLDYFLGSFGNSQRIDFGTGHELNFLGFIKGLDLLGLLDAADYKAIALYITHVYLEVCRELVQTYRLEPAGSHGVWGLDDHFFIPYIFGSAQLADKASSSIIKPDAILNKKIVDEKANSNLYFSAIKFINVMKKGPFYEHSPILYDITAVPIWSKVNQGLIKMYDVEVLSKYPVVQHFHFGNLFPFNPLVAK from the exons ATGCAAGTCGTAGATGAGAAAACAATACTAGagcttgaaaatgaaaggtTTGATGAAAGTTCACAGTTTAAAACTCCCGAAAAACTAATCGTGGAGGCGAGCGATATGACGGCGTTTCGACAATCGAAAGCATATTATcgaatttttgattttttacagCGTCTCAATATTGCATCTGTGGGTGTGAACGATTATCATGTGGAATACTCAACAAGAGTTGAAAAGTTAGTACGAATATTGTGTAGagttaaagaaattactaAAACTGTACCACCTGCATCAGGTCGGCATCGGTTTGGTAATCCTGCTTTTCGAATATGGCACGAAAAGCTACGTGACTCCGCCTCTCAAATTATGGACATCATTATTCCTGATTCATTGAGTAAGGCAAAAGTGGAGTTACTGGACTATTTTTTGGGATCGTTTGGTAATTCTCAAAGAATTGACTTTGGTACGGGTCATgagttaaattttttgggtTTTATTAAGGGCTTGGACTTGCTGGGACTTTTAGATGCCGCAGATTATAAAGCTATCGCCTTGTACATAACCCATGTTTACTTGGAAGTTTGTCGTGAGCTCGTTCAAACTTATCGCTTAGAGCCTGCTGGCTCACATGGAGTTTGGGGGCTTGAtgatcatttttttattccttATATTTTTGGTTCTGCCCAACTTGCTGATAAGGCATCATCTTCCATCATAAAGCCTGATGCTATacttaacaaaaaaatagtgGATGAAAAAGCTAATAGCAACTTGTATTTTAGTGCTATCAAGTTTATAAACGTGATGAAAAAGGGCCCATTTTACGAACATTCCCCAATATTGTATGATATAACCGCTGTTCCTATATGGTCAAAGGTCAATCAG GgattgataaaaatgtaCGATGTGGAAGTGCTGAGCAAATATCCTGTTGTTCAACACTTTCATTTTGGAAATCTCTTTCCGTTTAACCCTTTAGTTGCAAAGTAG
- the lip2 gene encoding lipoate-protein ligase — MNKIQHISFITKKNPLVSYERVGALQNRFVQHYLNYKANKVEQPPKPTIITSQVCPVYTLGRRESSINFTKGFPKAKVVKALRGGQTTFHGPGQILAYPIIDLKSFGLSPREYVSRLEQAIIATCKSFGIEKAHTTKNTGVWVTENDKIAAIGIHLRRNITSHGLALNVSTDLKYFNYIVGCGLYGKNTTSFKDQGVFTDLKSVEKVLVNNLDSFLMSK; from the coding sequence atgaataaaatccagcatatttcttttatcaccaaaaaaaatcctctCGTGAGCTATGAGAGGGTTGGAGCGTTACAAAATCGATTTGTTCaacattatttaaattataaagcAAATAAGGTTGAACAGCCACCGAAGCCAACGATTATCACTTCTCAAGTTTGTCCAGTGTATACACTGGGAAGAAGGGAATcttcaattaattttaccAAAGGCTTCCCTAAGGCTAAAGTTGTTAAAGCATTGCGTGGTGGGCAAACTACATTTCATGGTCCTGGTCAAATACTTGCATATCCTATTATTGATTTGAAGTCCTTTGGATTAAGTCCACGTGAATATGTGTCAAGGCTAGAGCAAGCGATTATAGCAACATGTAAAAGCTTTGGCATCGAAAAAGCTCatacaacaaaaaacaCCGGTGTGTGGGTAACAGAAAACGATAAAATTGCAGCAATTGGTATTCATTTACGCCGAAATATTACTAGTCATGGTCTTGCGCTCAATGTTAGTACGGATCTTAAGTATTTCAATTACATTGTGGGTTGCGGATTATATGGAAAAAACACTACCAGTTTTAAAGACCAAGGAGTTTTTACTGACTTAAAGTCTGTAGAGAAGGTACTGGTAAATAACCTTGATAGCTTTTTAAtgagtaaataa
- the bud22 gene encoding BUD22 family ribosome small subunit biogenesis protein, with amino-acid sequence MVFTSHKGVKRKSHHSQLSVDDVPKKIPLFKKKISQALKKASTFERQKLVRRIKNCRASEDADTLGRFEAEFEFAKQFDFTKFVDYCYYKKILKNKDFRKLLNENLHVDFPADLTEDAQRNTVARILNSKQLSDAIRNINSILEKYLRFLNPDLQELSDKKAVSSTQKPIKTIGKVDLSNKSTSNQDQVDNTHVQNSTDGVNQDTGMILDNTEDKEINKSMSYSMKNEGVKESSLQNATLINRKSIIDDEMLEIPLGKHNNTNLPALTAGFLDPVESDDEFVEKELEEVDIPKRKNRRGQRARQAIWEKKYGKGANHLIKKATEERSIREERQRKYEERQAKRAARENAFTEHQTPQKPEQLHPSWEAKRKQKMPSSAAFQGKKIVFD; translated from the coding sequence atggttTTTACGTCTCACAAAGGcgtcaaaagaaaaagtcaTCACTCTCAATTAAGTGTCGATGATGTTCCAAAAAAGATACCTctatttaagaaaaaaatatcacaGGCATTGAAAAAGGCATCTACCTTTGAACGGCAAAAGCTTGTAcgaagaattaaaaattgtagAGCCAGTGAAGATGCTGATACTCTTGGCCGTTTTGAGGCAGAATTTGAATTTGCCAAACAATTTGACTTCACCAAATTTGTTGATTATTgctattataaaaaaatccttaAAAACAAGGATTTTCGGAAGTTACTGAACGAAAATCTTCATGTTGATTTTCCTGCAGATTTGACTGAGGATGCTCAGAGAAATACCGTTGCtagaattttaaattccAAGCAATTATCTGATGCCATTCGAAACATCAACTCAATACTCGAAAAGTATCTTCGTTTCTTAAACCCCGATTTACAAGAGTTGTCAGATAAAAAGGCTGTGTCTTCTACCCAAAAACCCATTAAGACCATCGGAAAAGTAGATTTGTCAAACAAATCAACTTCTAATCAAGACCAAGTGGATAATACCCATGTTCAAAATAGCACCGATGGCGTTAATCAAGATACTGGTATGATTTTGGATAATACTGAGGACAAAGAAATCAACAAGTCTATGTCATATTCTATGAAAAATGAAGGTGTAAAAGAATCATCTCTTCAAAATGCTACTTTAATAAACAGGAAGTCTATAATTGATGATGAGATGTTGGAAATTCCTCTGGGCAAACATAACAATACTAATCTGCCTGCCCTTACAGCGGGCTTCTTAGATCCAGTCGAAAGTGATGATGAATTTGTCGAAAAGGAGTTAGAAGAAGTAGATATCCCGAAGCGTAAAAATCGTCGTGGTCAAAGAGCTAGACAAGCTATTTGGGAAAAAAAGTATGGTAAAGGTGCTAAccatttgataaaaaaagcgaCTGAAGAAAGGAGTATTCGTGAAGAAAGACAGAGAAAGTATGAAGAAAGGCAAGCTAAACGTGCTGCTCGTGAAAATGCTTTTACGGAGCACCAAACACCTCAAAAACCAGAGCAACTGCATCCCTCTTGGGAGGCTAaaaggaaacaaaaaatgccTTCTAGTGCAGCATTCCAgggtaaaaaaatagtttttgaCTAA
- the atg13 gene encoding autophagy-associated protein kinase regulatory subunit Atg13, whose product MPRLNTQLPRMYSAPPGHSKAVSTELNKDLSSVGGRSAKLGQVIHHCFYKTGLIILESRLNVFGTSRPRESSKNNKWFNLEIVETELYAEQFKIWKNIELSPSRKIPPMVLHTYLDISDLSKNQTLSVSDGTHSHAINFNNMSTMKIVLERWIVNLDGEALSTPLELAVLYKKLVVLFRSLYTYTHLMPLWKLKSKIHKLRAHGTSLKVGCALSTDDVLSNDFLPISAPISSSLGSSIATFSFSPVGTPAGDFRISVQYRKNCHFEVHDSDALLSNQLLSADKHQLAASNNSQDFEDGKQYDQPPPSFATRLAKQSDPNSLLQSEIQHLASIESITAQAAPLVTIHPFKSPSLSASPGSNFDNMSISPKVAVNRYIHRGPSATSLNKFSMISDAASKSRAKLPPLTSGSLKLNTLDISNTPNLRRFSSSFGPRERKESFSSRNRLPLVNHPIRSIFKHNVSENPITDHSEHAVYDSEFASKDDLSGFIQLLDSHAHHLNASEGSKSSGSFPGKVQTLTSGISPVAHPHNSLGSSNEIFDIDTYNHSIDNSGSRFTEAVKHNLGNSSHSIMRHHTLGTLRSRPSFSEKSTFPAPLTSISQASTFQGDNRSPSTVIPHTQTEVPSANDTSKQLASLHDMRKSQSPICARSATSAGLPRFEYHTSLSKSLEHSSTPASLQATKTPSPSFVLEPGIPQEYKKHFDNLSEERRQCLTPSTPTYEYYNEHNPNYDDDLLFTMTDMTLEPHDVSAIRLGSPKSDD is encoded by the exons ATGCCGAGACTTAATACGCAGCTTCCTCGAATGTATTCTGCTCCCCCTGGGCATAGTAAAGCAGTTTCAACTGAGTTAAATAAAGATCTATCATCAGTGGGTGGTAGGAGCGCTAAGCTGGGCCAAGTCATTCAC cattgtttttataaaaccggattaataattttggaATCCAGACTAAATGTATTTGGGACCTCTCGTCCTCGAGAAAGTTCTAAGAATAACAAATGG TTCAATTTGGAAATTGTTGAAACTGAGCTTTATGCCGAgcaattcaaaatttggaagaatATTGAACTTTCTCCTTCACGAAAAATACCTCCAATGGTTTTGCACACATATTTAGATATATCtgatttatcaaaaaatcaaaccCTTTCTGTTTCCGATGGTACTCATTCTCACGCAATCAACTTTAATAATATGTCGACAATGAAAATCGTACTTGAAAGATGGATTGTGAATTTAGATGGCGAAGCCTTATCAACCCCTCTGGAGTTGGCTGTTTTGTACAAAAAGTTAGTTGTTTTATTTCGTTCCCTCTACACTTATACCCATCTTATGCCTCTGTGGAAATTGAAGTCGAAAATACACAAATTAAGAGCTCATGGTACATCTTTAAAAGTTGGCTGTGCCCTCTCTACGGATGATGTTTTATCGAATGATTTCCTTCCTATAAGTGCTCCAATTTCATCCTCGCTCGGAAGCAGTATTGCAACTTTCTCTTTCAGCCCTGTTGGTACACCAGCTGGAGATTTTCGCATATCTGTTCAGTATCGTAAAAATTGTCATTTTGAGGTTCATGATTCTGATGCGTTACTCTCTAACCAGTTGTTATCTGCAGACAAGCATCAACTTGCTGCTTCGAACAATTCTcaagattttgaagatgGCAAACAGTATGATCAACCACCTCCTTCTTTTGCAACGCGGTTAGCTAAGCAGTCGGATCCGAATTCTCTTTTACAATCTGAAATCCAACATTTAGCTAGCATTGAGTCTATAACAGCTCAAGCAGCTCCTCTTGTTACTATACATCCTTTCAAATCTCCGTCATTATCTGCTTCCCCAGGGTCAAATTTTGACAATATGTCAATTTCTCCGAAGGTTGCAGTCAATCGTTATATACATCGCGGACCATCAGCCACctctttaaataaattttcaatgattTCTGATGCTGCAAGCAAATCAAGAGCAAAATTGCCACCTCTTACATCTGGAAGTCTTAAGCTTAACACACTTGACATTTCCAATACCCCGAATCTTCGACGATTTAGCAGTAGTTTCGGTCCCCGCGAGCGTAAAGAAAGCTTTAGCTCTCGTAATCGTTTACCGCTAGTCAATCATCCTATTCGTAGCATTTTCAAACATAACGTCTCAGAGAATCCTATAACAGATCATTCTGAGCATGCTGTTTATGATAGTGAATTTGCATCAAAGGATGATCTTAGCGGTTTTATTCAACTATTAGATAGTCATGCACATCATTTAAATGCTTCGGAAGGTAGCAAATCAAGTGGTTCATTTCCAGGGAAGGTACAAACTTTGACATCTGGAATTTCGCCAGTTGCTCACCCTCATAATTCCTTGGGTAGTAgcaatgaaatttttgacaTCGATACCTATAATCATTCAATTGATAATAGCGGATCCCGTTTTACTGAGGCTGTGAAGCATAATCTTGGAAATTCTAGCCATAGCATCATGCGCCATCACACTTTAGGTACGCTGCGATCTCGGCCTTCCTTCTCTGAAAAATCTACCTTCCCTGCTCCCCTGACATCCATTTCACAAGCTTCCACGTTCCAAGGAGATAACCGGTCTCCAAGCACTGTTATTCCTCATACTCAAACTGAAGTACCATCAGCAAACGATACTTCAAAGCAACTAGCATCTCTTCACGATATGCGGAAAAGTCAATCACCAATTTGTGCTAGATCGGCTACTTCTGCTGGACTTCCGCGTTTCGAATATCACACCAGCTTATCCAAATCACTGGAACATTCATCAACGCCAGCAAGCCTACAAGCAACAAAGACGCCCAGCCCTTCTTTTGTACTTGAGCCGGGAATCCCACAAGAGTACAAAAAGCACTTTGATAATCTTTCTGAAGAACGACGTCAATGTCTTACTCCTTCAACACCTACTTACGAATATTACAATGAGCATAACCCCAATTatgatgatgatttatTGTTCACAATGACTGATATGACTCTTGAACCCCATGATGTTTCAGCTATTAGGCTTGGTTCTCCCAAATCCGATGATTAA
- the mug126 gene encoding protein mug126 (Schizosaccharomyces pombe specific protein), with product MGEMLNENTSSTSLSSFYVLENETIFNVQEEMEEDGSESGNIQKTLLEDPCPENVNDENEDEQNRSSRSSSPLVKHEQRHRMYNLKEVIKSFILTKSKEKPCDLEMGIDSIEMGRMQSFESDQQESHTGQANFPTDQEDPRNPQLDSQYEAFITQGESQTDKKKTSTVQEEELQNAGKKLETVQENPQAYSKVTQQEPQAGQKAVPQEPQANQQETSSNQEESSFDRQETQDDKQKPKTTQQEHYNLRNRNQATITNSNSKPQTRRSKIFVISLLGYGVYLLAFLDLIEYVSKEYGFEATVSAQIFLWCLFGVLMIARGLIYLALFRNFLNILKRMAIYCGACFWVYACIFFLTRVFCFLIDTPYPQFEKIPLEIYSIFAAINVYIIELGAIYCTSGR from the exons ATGGGAGAAATGCTTAACGAGAATACATCATCAACATCATTGTCGTCTTTTTACgttttggaaaatgaaaCCATTTTCAACGTGCAAGAAGAAATGGAGGAAGATGGTTCAGAATCTGGAAATATTCAGAAGACCTTACTAGAGGATCCGTGTCCGGAAAATGTCAATGAcgaaaatgaagatgaacAGAATAGATCTTCTAGATCGTCAAGTCCACTTGTGAAGCATGAACAGAGACATAGAATGTATAACTTGAAGGAAGTAATCAAATCATTCATTCTTACAAagtcaaaagaaaaaccatGCGACCTGGAGATGGGAATTGATTCAATTGAAATGGGAAGAATGCAAAGCTTTGAAAGTGATCAACAGGAATCTCACACTGGTCAAGCGAACTTTCCAACTGACCAGGAGGATCCTCGAAATCCTCAATTAGACTCTCAATATGAAGCTTTCATTACTCAAGGGGAATCACAAACGgacaaaaagaaaacttcGACAGTTCAAGAGGAGGAGCTTCAGAATGCTGGGAAAAAATTGGAGACTGTTCAAGAAAACCCTCAAGCTTATTCAAAGGTCACCCAACAGGAGCCACAGGCTGGTCAAAAAGCTGTACCCCAGGAACCACAAGCTAATCAACAGGAGACTTCGAGCAATCAAGAGGAATCATCATTTGATCGACAGGAAACTCAAGATGACAAGCAAAAACCGAAGACTACTCAACAGGAACATTATAATCTTCGAAATAGAAATCAGGCGACAATCACAAACAGCAACTCAAAACCTCAGACACGCcgttcaaaaatatttgtcaTTTCCTTACTTGGATACGGAGTCTACTTGCTAGCCTTTCTTGATTTAATTGAATATGTTTCAAAGGAATACGGGTTTGAAGCAACAGTTTCGGCACAAATCTTCCTGTGGTGTTTGTTTGGAGTTTTGATGATTGCCAGAGGGCTAATCTACCTAG cattgtttcgaaattttttaaatattttaaaacgaATGGCGATATATTGCGGCGCATGTTTTTGGGTTTACGCCTgtatcttctttttgaCAAGGGTATTCTGTTTTCTAATAGACACACCCTACCCGCAATTCGAAAAAATACCGCTGGAAATTTATTCGATTTTTGCTGCTATAAATGTTTACATTATTGAGCTAGGGG CAATATATTGCACTTCAGGGCGTTAA